A window of Hyperolius riggenbachi isolate aHypRig1 chromosome 1, aHypRig1.pri, whole genome shotgun sequence contains these coding sequences:
- the LOC137545199 gene encoding vomeronasal type-2 receptor 26-like, translated as MTGQCIHECADYQELFILGIFIYYWDTPVVKANNRTLSFILLTFILLSFLCVFLFLGCPVDITCMLRQVSFGVFFSISVSCLLAKTVTVCIAFKATTPGSYWRKWATFKVSNYLVLICSSVQFMICAIWLSVSPPYQEYDMHSLPGKIIIQCNEGSAIGLYSVLGYMGLLAAVSFLLAFMVRTLPDSFNEAKYITFSMLVFCSVWIAMIPAYLSTRGKYMVAVELFAILTFSAGILACIIFPKCYSIASQTRVQHQEKPKWRKMNL; from the exons ATGACTGGCCAGTGTATCCATG AGTGTGCGGATTACCAGGAACTATTTATATTGGGGATATTTATTTATTACTGGGATACTCCAGTTGTAAAAGCCAATAACCGGACTTTGAGCTTCATTCTCCTGACCTTCATCCTGCTGAgcttcctctgtgtcttcttgttcctCGGATGTCCTGTGGATATAACTTGCATGCTGAGACAAGTGTCATTTGGGGTGTTCTTCTCcatctctgtctcctgtctcctggccAAGACTGTCACTGTCTGCATTGCCTTCAAAGCCACCACACCTGGCAGCTACTGGAGAAAATGGGCCACATTCAAAGTATCCAACTATTTGGTCCTGATCTGTTCTTCTGTCCAATTTATGATTTGTGCTATTTGGCTGTCAGTGTCTCCTCCTTATCAGGAGTATGACATGCACTCTTTACCTGGGAAGATCATCATTCAGTGTAATGAGGGGTCAGCAATTGGTTTATACTCTGTGTTGGGTTATATGGGACTTCTGGCAGCTGTGAGTTTTCTTCTGGCTTTCATGGTGAGGACATTACCGGACAGCTTTAATGAGGCCAAGtacatcacgttcagcatgctggtgttctgcagtgtctggattgccatgatcccggCCTATCTGAGCACCAGAGGGAAATATATGGTGGCTGTGGAGTTATTTGCCATTCTGACCTTCAGTGCTGGAAtattagcatgcattattttccCAAAATGTTATAGTATTGCTTCTCAAACCCGAGTGCAGCACCAGGAAAAACCTAAGTGGCGGAAAATGAACCTGTAG